A stretch of the Harpia harpyja isolate bHarHar1 chromosome 5, bHarHar1 primary haplotype, whole genome shotgun sequence genome encodes the following:
- the LRRC30 gene encoding leucine-rich repeat-containing protein 30: MGTEHSKNEGRRSMVFLRKGPKLPAWEDALLSGKEPKSLLKRGLRYVSLSLIMKGMTSAPDFLWGLPEVQKLNLSRNQLVMIPPSLGKLDRLVVLNLGGNCLKCLPKEIGLLRNLKVLFINMNCLTEVPAELSLCRKLEVLSLSHNCISQLPLSFTDLTSLRKLNLSNNRFVQIPLCIFALRSLDFLHLGSNRLENIAESVQYLVNLQIFIVENNNIRTLPRSLCFITTLELLNVDYNAIQTLPDDLYLLRRLPRIAWNPMDKGLHIAHNPLSRPLPEVVEGGLDVLFNYLREKKEHN; encoded by the coding sequence ATGGGAACTGAGCACTCAAAGAACGAGGGGCGAAGGAGCATGGTTTTTCTGAGGAAAGGTCCAAAGTTGCCTGCGTGGGAAGATGCTCTTCTCTCAGGGAAAGAGCCCAAGTCACTGCTGAAGCGGGGGTTGCGTTATGTCAGCTTGAGCCTCATAATGAAAGGGATGACCAGCGCACCTGACTTCTTGTGGGGACTGCCTGAGGTGCAGAAACTGAACCTTTCACGCAACCAGCTGGTGATGATTCCTCCTTCCCTGGGGAAACTGGACAGGCTGGTGGTTCTGAACTTGGGTGGCAACTGCCTCAAGTGTCTGCCTAAAGAGATTGGGCTGCTGAGAAACCTGAAGGTCTTGTTCATCAATATGAATTGCCTGACAGAAGTGCCAGCAGAGCTCAGCTTGTGCAGGAAGCTGGAGGTTTTGAGCCTCTCTCACAACTGCATCTCGCAACTGCCTTTGAGTTTCACCGACCTGACAAGTTTGAGGAAACTGAACCTCAGTAACAACCGCTTTGTGCAAATTCCCCTCTGCATTTTTGCACTGAGGAGCTTAGACTTCTTGCACCTGGGGTCCAACAGGCTTGAAAACATCGCAGAGAGTGTCCAGTATCTGGTCAATCTCCAAATCTTTATCGTAGAGAATAACAACATACGCACCCTGCCACGATCTCTCTGCTTCATCACCACTCTGGAGCTATTAAATGTTGATTACAATGCTATACAGACTCTTCCGGATGACCTCTACCTGCTGCGCCGGCTGCCACGCATCGCATGGAACCCAATGGACAAAGGCCTCCACATCGCCCACAACCCCTTGTCTCGGCCCCTGCCTGAGGTTGTCGAGGGGGGACTGGATGTCCTCTTCAACTACctcagggagaaaaaggagcaCAACTGA